From the genome of Solanum lycopersicum chromosome 7, SLM_r2.1:
TAACCGATACAGGTTTAGGCCCCGTATTCTCATTGATGTGAGCAAAATTGACATGACCACCACAGTGCTAGGATTCAAGATTTCAATGCCTATCATGATTGCACCAACAGCCATGCAGAAAATGGCACATCCTGAAGGTATATCTTGCACTCATACAAGTTTTTAACTGTATAATCTTATTATCTGGACTCGTTGGGTGTAACCATGAATTTATATCATGTTATCGTAACTAACCTCAAAGGACATAAGTAATATGTTAATGGACTGTTTCAAATAAACTGAAGATTTGTGAATTTTCATCCATGCATATTTGAGAGGCTTTGAGCTCTGTCTACTTGAGAAACTTGTTGGTCACATTTGGTTTAACTATTAATTATTAGAAGTGATTCTAGAATTCAGATGGCAATGGTTTTACGTGTAGTACTAAACATCTTTTTTGAAGGCTCGAGTATTCTTTATGTGGAAAAACTCTAAGGTGTTTCGGAAGTCTGATTACTTGGTTGCTTTATGCAGGGGAGTATGCTACAGCAAGAGCAGCATCAGCAGCAGGCACAATCATGGTTAGTTTCACTTGGTTCTCAATAGTAActctaattttataataatgcCTATGGATTGCAAATATGATGGATTCATAGCTGATGTTAAATAATGTCGTAAAGCAATTTAGGAGTCTCGATAATACTAATATCGTTTCAGCCAATGGTTAGTGACTTTAAATCTTCTTTAGAAATGCATAGTACAATTGAGAGAGTTGAGTCAACTTTGGCTTTGCACTCCATACCTTGcatataattatgttataatcACAATGAATGAAGCTTTAAGTTTCTGGAAGTGATCAATACATCATATTGTTTCCCctgcatttatttatttaacgtGTGCGGTCAATCCTCACAAAACAAGTTCTTTTATATTTCCATTTGGTTCTCTTCTTGTGATTAGAAACCTTGGAATTAGTTGTtcattatgaataaatttaaacGGGGTTCGACTTCTTGGTATTTAGAGTATTCATGAACAGAAAAAAGACGTTTCAATGAAAAAGGAGTATATCTTGCACCCTTAGATTTCATGTATGATTTCTGCCTCTTCAGTGCAGCTAATTCAAGCTTTAGTTGTTGTTTGTTACTGTAATTACTATTCCCGGGAGGCAGAAGGATTACGTATTAGGACAACAATTTACTGGTTTCTCAGAAGGCTCTTGAAGCCTCATGAGCTGTTATGATCTAAAGTACTTGTATTTGACTTAGAGTGTGGTGTTTTTCACTTTGTTAACGCTACACAAATTTGTCTTTCAGACATTGTCATCCTGGGCCACTTCCAGCGTTGAGGAGGTTGCTTCAACAGGACCTGGCATCCGTTTCTTCCAGCTTTATGTGAGCATGAACTTACTGTTAAAATTTAGGAGAAATGTACACACACCACATTATGCCTAAACTGTATCTATCTTCTCATATATTCAGGTCTACAAGGACAGAAATGTTGTTGCTCAACTTGTGAGGAGAGCTGAAAAGGCAGGTTTCAAGGCTATAGCCCTCACAGTTGATACCCCAAGGCTCGGACGTAGAGAAGCTGATATTAAGAACAGGTATATGTCTTAATATTACTGTCACTCTATTAGGTTGTGTTGCCCTTTCAACCAGATAAGGAGCTTAATATATGAAGCTGTTCAAGTTAATTTTATCTTCATCCCCTTGCAGATTCGTGTTGCCACCATTTTTGACATTGAAGAACTTTGAAGGATTGGACCTTGGCAAGATGGACCAAGTGAGTAGACGAATAGATATTTCTCTGATCTGTGCATCAAGTTCTTGTAAGAATCTGTTTATGTATAATCTTAAATTGTCTTCTTGTTGCAGGCTAATGACTCTGGCTTAGCTTCGTATGTTGCTGGTCAAATTGATCGCACTTTGAGCTGGAAGGTATAATACCTTTCCTCGGGTCATCCTACATATTCCATGTTTtattccactttccatcatttCTTAAGAATTCAGTAGGCCAAGAACTATTCTTTAATCTTAAAATTGGTAGAAACAGTAAACATATGAAATACACGTATATTTTTTGGCCAATGAGGAAAAGAACATCAGTTTTGTCAGTAGTTCAAGTGCACTGAGGTTAGGATTGAAAGTTGAAACTCAATTTGACATGACAAAAAGAAGATTTGATGAACTTGCATTGCATTTGAAACTGTGATGGACCATTCTGTGCTTAAAAATGAATCTCAAGAAAAATTTCATACGTCAATGATTTCTTTCTGGACTTGAACAGGATGTTCAGTGGCTCCAGACTATCACTTCAATGCCAATCCTGGTGAAGGGTGTAATTACGGCTGAGGATGGTATATGATTCAATACTCTAAAAAATTTACCCTCTTTTATTATTCAGTCCAATTGTGTTCATGCATTAATGCTGAAACAATTTACCATCTTGGACTTGCAGCTAGGCTTGCAGTTCAGGCTGGAGCAGCTGGTATCATTGTGTCAAACCATGGTGCTCGCCAGCTCGATTATGTCCCTGCAACAATCTCGGCTCTTGAAGAGGTATATGACTTGTTTCTAACCGTACTTGTTCTTTTGTTGTTCCTGTTACCTGTTCTTTGCCTTCTGTTGGGAGCTTCTACACACATCCTGATTTTCTCCGTTCATGCTGTTGTTCCAGGTTGTGAAAGGTGCACAAGGCAGGATCCCCGTATTCTTGGATGGAGGTGTCCGCCGTGGAACAGATGTCTTTAAAGCTTTGGCACTTGGAGCTTCAGGCATTTTTGTAAGTACCATATACTGATTGGACCTAGATTGGTAGCCACATAGCtcaatcttttatctttatgTGGTGGTTTTCGCAGATTGGAAGGCCAGTAGTTTTCTCATTGGCTGCTGAAGGAGAAGCTGGAGTGAAAAAAGTGCTGCAAATGTTGCGCGATGAGTTTGAGCTAACTATGGCATTGAGTGGCTGTCGCTCACTGAAGGAGATTACTAGAAACCACATTGTCACTGAATGGGACACCCCACATGCTGCTCTTCCAGCCCCAAGGTTGTGAGCATGTACTTGAAGTTtcatattatttcatcaaaGCAATATTGCTTCACTGTCTAAGAAGcttataatttgatttgaatACTCGTTTCTGTTTAATGAGTTTACGGTTATGTTAAGCTTTTCATGGTATTGGAAAACTGATATATTCTGATAAATGGCAAGTGATGCCTCCACTGTACATCCTCTATTTCTATATATCATCATATCGTGGAACTTTGCGCGTAAAGTTCTCTGTTCAATAGCTCAATACATAGCAGAGGTAGAACTTGTCTAGTAGATCTACATCTTCAAAATCAATGCTTAATTCAGATAAAGGAGCAGGATTATGGTAATTACTCGTTCAATAACATATCTAGAGTGATTCCACTAGTGTACTCTGAGGACTGTGGCCATACATACTTTACCTCTATCTCAAGGAGATAGAGACGTTGTTTCCAATAATGATAACTAGTTTGGGGTTTATGTTGTTAGATTGAATTATGTGTGGTGCACATaaacaatacaacaacatttTGAAGATGATACTACAGAAGCCATGGCTTGTagagttccttttttttttttttgtaggtaATCATACCAAAGAAGCCAACCCAGTCTGCTTACAAAGCAGTATCCTcagtttaactttaaaatgtaTGATTTAACTGCCTTAGAACagtttatggaaaaaaataaaaatcagtttCACTCGCAaaaatttcaatctttttttaagtaaaatgcATGTCCAAACACAATTTTATTactcaaattttcaagtttcaacttcaaaatctaTAGTCGAACAGAAAATAACATCGTAATTGTTAACAAGTAACATACTATAATATGCCTAACTTTggattaaagaaaataactcTTATTTTGAGATGAAAAGAGCATAAAGATATAgttaaaaacaatatataaggTATCATTTACTAAAATTAGAGCTAGAAACGATACTTATTTTGAGAgaataaactataaaattagagttaaaaataaatacatttaattagTGTTTTGAATTTCTAAATCATTGATTAATCCGAGTTAGAAAGGGTATAACGACATTTCAGTTGCCTTAGAAAAATcggacattttttttatttggaataaAGGGAGTATAACAATATTTTCCTTgctttaacaaaaaaatgattattaacaTCTTTGCAACACATTAACTAGTTATTATCAATTTCTAACAtctaaaactattttttcacttttaatgcTAATTTGCTGATTAataataatcaacaaaaatataatatatatatatacacacatatacgtttaattagtaaaaatatttttttctaccGAGCAAGTAAATATATAACTTACCTCTATTTTTATTCAACTAAATCAAATACGTACTGAATTTTAAAACCAGAGTAATATTTTTTGGGTTCagtaatattagtaaaaaaaaaacactttatgtggaggaagaaaaagaaaaaaaaaagacatcatATATAATAGATTATTAGACGTTGGCGCAAATTAGTGTAGCCCTAAAAACCCAAAGAGCTACAGAGGTTTAAGCAAAAGCAAAAATGGGGAAGAAACGAGAACGCCTCACAAATCCAGAACCCTTCCTTGACGATGATTCAAAATCCAAAGCTTCCTCGAAGAAACGCTCCAAAGCTCCTAAATCTCACCAGCAGCAACAACAGGCAAATCGCACTATACGATTTCGGCTGAAATAAGTAGTTAAGAAATTGATTGAATAAACTTAAGAACTAATTGTGGATTTGTTTGTTGTTGACAGGTTATATCGTCTAGTATTAGTTCGAAGATATTGAAGGAGGCGTTACTTCAGCAGAAGGAAGTAGATGAGGAGGAGACACGAGAGAGAAATCCTAATGCTATAGTGTTTTCGGAGGATGTTGCAACTAGAGCTGTTGAGGAGGATGACGATGACATTGATAATTTTAGTGGGTTTCAGGAGACTCAAAGTCAATTTGGTGATTTGGAGGTAACTACTTTGTGAAATTAGCTTAGTGGCTGCTAGGAAGGTTGATTGATGTAGTAACTATTCAATTGCTTAAACTTTTTATTGTGTTTCATTGACATGGAACTGTTTAGTCTGTATGAGCTTCACAAACTTCCTATAACTGGAACATAGAGGATTCCTTATTGAGCAGATCTGCAGATGGATATAGATGATTTATAAAGCCTATCTCGACTAATTTTGGTTTGAGGTCTAGTTATTTGCTTAGTTGATTTTCATTGACACCGGTTATGACTGGACCTTTTCTAGCTACAACAAGAGCATCATTTTATCTGtttaatacaataaaaattgGATCTTAACTGATATCTACCAAGACAAGAAAAATCCAATTTTCAAGAATAGAAACGGGTCATTTCTTATGGTATCAGTTCACAACAGTTAATGACTTCTTTTTTTCTGCGCCTCAACACAGGATGAGGTTGACAAGTTGCTATTGGAGGATGAGAAGCTATTGGAGGCTTTTTATTCTACACAAAATCGCCCTGAACGCACATTGGGCCAAATCCTTATTGAAAAGAGCAAGGAACAGAACGCACAAGTTTCTTCAGGTTTTATTCCGTCATTTCAGAATAGAAAACAACTATCACCAACATTTGACTTGCGATTGTTCTTGAGCAACCGAAGCtttaattacatttattatcAAACTTCTTTTAAGCAATTTGACAATGTCCTTTAtccaaaataataatcataaaagcTATTTAACTATGAGAACTgattatgtttgtttgttgcAGTGCAACCAATGCCTAAATTGGATGAATCGATCATTGAATTATACAAAGGGTATGTTTCTCCTGGTCCTTATTTTATCAGTTCTTTATCTGCAAGCTTAGCTTGCCTGACTGGCGGTGGTTGTTTTGCAGTGTTGGCAAGCATCTTAGCAAATACAATTCAGGCAAGATGCCAAAAGCGTTCAAACATATTCCTTCATTGCAATATTGGGAAGATGTTCTATATTTAACAGAACCTGAGAAATGGTCACCAAATGCAATGTACCAAGCCACAAGAATATTTGCTTCAAATTTGGGTGTCAAGAAGGCAGAACGCTTCTACAAGTTGGTCTTACTCCCACGAGTTAGAGATGATATTCGCAAGAATAAGAGATTGCATTTTGCTCTGTATCAGTCCTTGAAGAAATCTCTTTATAAGCCTGCTGCCTTTAATAAGGGAATCTTGTTTCCTTTGTGTGAGGTATAAAACTAATGTGAGAAAAATCTTTAAATTGATTGGAGGATTGCATTTATGTCCAAAGTTTACAACTTCTTTTGTAGAAACTAACAATGATTAGATTAGCTATATTGTCTTGATTGCCTACTGATTGTTTACATGACTTGCTTTACAGCAAAATATAGGTCGTGACTCAGGGATATTGAAAAGTGGGTTAAGGGTTTTCCGTTTATCTGCTTCTCTATTTTATGGGTATTTTGTTACAGCTGTGCAAAAAACTTGGTGAAGTCTGGTGTTACATGCATGCTGAGAATTTTGTTGTTAAGCAGGAGTTACTCGAGAACCTGACATTCTTCTTGTATATTTTAGTTAACCAAAAGCTACCAAAAGTTAGTAAGTGGATAGATGAGTCAAAAGTTACCTATGTGGTTAATGTTTCAAAGCCTTGCTTGCAATGAGATATTACAATTGTGTGCTGcctctttttttcttcctcCTTTTTGGGTGTCTGGGTTTCATACAATTTATGTACTATCtgactctttttcttttgttgttgggAACTTTCATTATGCATAAATTCTcaatgagaaaaaagaaaaagaaaagaaagttttGTTATGTGCCTGTCTAATCTCTTAGTAACACACGGCCATCCTGTAGTGAGATATGACTTGAGTGTCTGTTGAGATCAGTTTTCTCTGATTCTCTTATGTACTTTCACATTGTCAGGATTTAATATAATTCTACCTCTGTATCATCTCTTTGTATATGTGTATGATGTGTATCCTGCTTTCTGAAATGTCTATTTCTGATCCAGTCAAGGACATGCACCTTGAGGGAGGCTGTGATCTTTGGGAGTGTTATTGAGAAGGTCTCCATTCCGCATCTTCATGCTAGGTATGGTTGCTTGAAATATTTATCGATACACTAAGAGTAGTCAGTAGCTGAATAACTAAACTTTGTATTTTTACTGGAAATT
Proteins encoded in this window:
- the LOC544106 gene encoding peroxisomal (S)-2-hydroxy-acid oxidase GLO1 isoform X1, producing the protein MEEVTNVTEYQEIAKKKLPKMVYDYYASGAEDQWTLAENRNAFSRILFRPRILIDVSKIDMTTTVLGFKISMPIMIAPTAMQKMAHPEGEYATARAASAAGTIMTLSSWATSSVEEVASTGPGIRFFQLYVYKDRNVVAQLVRRAEKAGFKAIALTVDTPRLGRREADIKNRFVLPPFLTLKNFEGLDLGKMDQANDSGLASYVAGQIDRTLSWKDVQWLQTITSMPILVKGVITAEDARLAVQAGAAGIIVSNHGARQLDYVPATISALEEVVKGAQGRIPVFLDGGVRRGTDVFKALALGASGIFIGRPVVFSLAAEGEAGVKKVLQMLRDEFELTMALSGCRSLKEITRNHIVTEWDTPHAALPAPRL
- the LOC101267909 gene encoding bystin-like protein encodes the protein MGKKRERLTNPEPFLDDDSKSKASSKKRSKAPKSHQQQQQVISSSISSKILKEALLQQKEVDEEETRERNPNAIVFSEDVATRAVEEDDDDIDNFSGFQETQSQFGDLEDEVDKLLLEDEKLLEAFYSTQNRPERTLGQILIEKSKEQNAQVSSVQPMPKLDESIIELYKGVGKHLSKYNSGKMPKAFKHIPSLQYWEDVLYLTEPEKWSPNAMYQATRIFASNLGVKKAERFYKLVLLPRVRDDIRKNKRLHFALYQSLKKSLYKPAAFNKGILFPLCESRTCTLREAVIFGSVIEKVSIPHLHASVALLKLAEMEYCGTTSYFIKLLIEKKYALPYRVLDAMVAHFMNFFDETRVMPVIWHLSLLVFVQRYKTEMRKEDKANIRALVERQRHRLITPDILREIEKSRSRGEKEDDPMLIASPLSVINKAIEEDRFDIPDVPMEED